In one window of Pristiophorus japonicus isolate sPriJap1 chromosome 9, sPriJap1.hap1, whole genome shotgun sequence DNA:
- the LOC139272813 gene encoding histone H1-like: MTDTAAAETAPPAAATQIKAPSKKKAAPRSKPAGPTLGEQILKAVADGSDRKGMSLAAIKKALTAKGVDVEKRGSQIRFSIKRNVTNGFLVQTKGTGASGSFKVAKKENQGKVGRKVKKPAAKKSPAKKPAAKKSPAKKPAAKKSPAKKPAAKKSPAKKTSTKKALTAKKSAKAAAGKKPAAAKPKSPKKASGAKVKAAKKVEKPRAKAKSARPKKAAHKK, from the coding sequence ATGACTGAcactgcagccgccgaaacggcCCCTCCTGCCGCCGCCACTCAAAtcaaggctcccagcaagaagaaggcggctccccgctccaagccagCCGGTCCCACGTTGGGCGAACAGATCCTAAAGGCTGTGGCCGATGGCAGCGATCGTAAGGGGatgtccctggccgcgataaagaaggctctgacggccaaaggcgtggatgtggagaagcgcgggtcccagatcaggttcagtatcaagaggaatgtgacaaatggcttcctggtgcagaccaagggcacgggcgcctcgggctccttcaaagtcgctaagaaggaaaaccaggggaaagtgggaaggaaggtgaagaaaccagcagccaagaaatctccagccaagaaaccagcagccaagaaatctccagccaagaaaccagcagccaagaaatctccggccaagaaaccagcagccaagaaatctccagccaagaaaacCAGCACCAAGAAGGCGCTAACAGCAAAAAAGTCAGCGAAAGCGGCGGCTGGGAAGAAGCCGGCTGCAGCgaagcccaagagccccaagaaggcctcgggcgcaaaggtgaaggcggccaaaaaggtggaaaaaccgagggccaaggccaaatcagcaagacccaagaaagcagcgcacaaaaagtaa